Proteins encoded within one genomic window of Oceanithermus desulfurans:
- a CDS encoding branched-chain amino acid ABC transporter substrate-binding protein has translation MRSRSLIWLALAIVLAACGGPTTSKGCPQPAEFDHPSCVFDDPGTVFGP, from the coding sequence ATGCGTAGTAGGTCGCTGATCTGGCTGGCCCTGGCGATCGTGCTCGCCGCCTGCGGCGGGCCGACGACGAGCAAGGGGTGCCCGCAACCCGCCGAGTTCGACCATCCGAGCTGCGTCTTCGACGACCCCGGCACCGTCTTCGGGCCCTGA